The DNA window GTCGAAGGTGGCCGGCACATCGAGCACGGCCAGGGCGGCTTCGGCCAGGTCGTCCACATGGACGGGCGCGCGCAGCCCGTCGGTGGCGCCGCGCGGCAGCGGGAAACACCGCAGGCGCCGGGCCAGCGCCGCGATCCGGGTCAGCGAGGCATCGCGACCGGCGCCATAGACCAGCGTCGGCCGCAGCAGCGTGGCATGGGCGCCGGTGGCGGCGGCCCGCGCGAACACGGTCTGCTCGGCCTGGCGCAGACGCGCGGCCAGGTCGCGCTCCTGGGCGCTGTCCGAATCCTGCTTGGTCCCCAGGCTGGTCGAACCGAAGGCCACCACGCGCGCCGCGTCGATGCCGCTGCCGGCGTACCAGTGGGCGAAGGCATCCAGCGGACCGGTGCTGAAGATCGCCTCGACCGCCGAGGGCAGCGCCGGCATCTGCTGCAACGAACCGCGCAGCCAGGTCAGTCCGGGACGCGCGTGCTGCGGCTGGCGCGAGAGCGCCAGCACCGACCAGCGGCCGCCTTCGAGCAATCGCGCCAGCAGGGCCGCACCGATC is part of the Pseudoxanthomonas sp. JBR18 genome and encodes:
- a CDS encoding NAD-dependent epimerase/dehydratase family protein, producing the protein MPSPHAIAYAERSTPPRTALLLGGSGQIGAALLARLLEGGRWSVLALSRQPQHARPGLTWLRGSLQQMPALPSAVEAIFSTGPLDAFAHWYAGSGIDAARVVAFGSTSLGTKQDSDSAQERDLAARLRQAEQTVFARAAATGAHATLLRPTLVYGAGRDASLTRIAALARRLRCFPLPRGATDGLRAPVHVDDLAEAALAVLDVPATFDQAYALPGGERLTYREMVTRTLAAMSPPARLLELPPPLFGVVVRAAQSVGVARALTGAAVSRMRQDLVFDLTPAQRDFGYAPRGFAPTAAMLGQ